The Quercus lobata isolate SW786 chromosome 4, ValleyOak3.0 Primary Assembly, whole genome shotgun sequence genome segment gagCAATCATTAAATATGAATAGCatcttcttcatatttttttgataaaaagatAGCAACTTTCACTAAAAATAAGACAAAAACATTACATCTTGAGTCAAAGcatcttcttcattttaaatgaattcattttatgctttaaaataaaatttatattaaaatttaaaattaaatcattaaataaatattatatatttatatcaaattaatcaaaaataatattattaggtCCTGAGTCCCGACGTCCAGttacagaaaaaaaataataaataaaaaaacgaAATCTAGAAGCTTATATAATAATCTAAGGTTTAGTAttgaaaaaaaagtgtataataATTTACGGTTAAGATTGATTAGAAGCTACTCTTTCTTGAAGTTAGCTTCAAAAcacaacattatatatatatatatatatatacacacacatattaaaCTGATTAATCGTTTTTGTTCGACTCCATCTGTTTGTCTCTAATGAAAGAAACTTACAATCAATATGAAGACAATATCTGTCGTCTAATAAGAACAATAATTTTGAGCCCCAACAATCATtaaacactttaaaaaaaaaaaaaatatatctgcAATaagttaaaatacaaataagaaaCCAAACTGGTACAAAACATTGAATAAAGACAAGCACCAACGTGCTTGAATCAATTTAACATATTAACTATGGAAAGCGCTATAGCAGACAACTGAAACGTGTCGTTGTTTCTCTTTGTCAATGGCGAAACCACACCTTTCTTTTCCTCGAATCCATCTTCACATGTTGTAGAGGCATCTAAGACTGAACTTACTTCAATGTTAGCATCGTCATAGCGCTTAGCCTTGTAGTCTTTCAGGGCTTGACTAAGAGTGGGTACAGCATCGGAATAAAGATCAAAGCAGTCACTCAAGCAGGACTCAATGAAAGAGTCTGAGTTTTTGTTCCCCAGGAGCTT includes the following:
- the LOC115988029 gene encoding putative invertase inhibitor, producing MRPLFSSYSLPLLLLFISTFHTINANNLIHETCKKCSQKDPNLSYNFCVNSLQAAPKSQSVDDLRELGKISIKLIKQNVTNTRSHIKKLLGNKNSDSFIESCLSDCFDLYSDAVPTLSQALKDYKAKRYDDANIEVSSVLDASTTCEDGFEEKKGVVSPLTKRNNDTFQLSAIALSIVNMLN